TTGTACGAAATAGATCAAGTGTCCATAATGtcagaacaaaatatatttaacatttacagtatataattaGTTAACATATTTTAAGCGATGCGCTATAGATTTTTGTAGGCTAGTTAAGGCCATGATCCAAAACAAATAGCTTTAAAAACTCTATTAATAATGTGCATTTACAATTAACAATTACAATCCATCTTCAAAACTAGGCTATAAGTTTTGGCTTTGGGAAGGTGAACGTAAAAATTAAATTAGTAGAGCATTTGGAATCTGTGTGAACCCTATTtgttattttcaatttaattacttttaaattgaCATGATTGTGTTTACATAAAATGTTGctaaagcattacaaaaaaaaaaaaaattctggaaacAAATTTGTTGTAAGTTaaatgccatttttatttatttgtgaaaaacgtgtttaaaaaaaactttttattgtaaaaattcaGTAAGTTTTCTATTAGGTTAGGGTGTGGGTTAGTAGGCTACTTATACagctgtttataaaaaaaaaataataaattaattaaatctatGAAAGGTCGCCATTTAgatcgtgtgcgtgtgtgtgtgtgtgtgtgtgtgtgtgtgtgtgtgtgtattctcctGGGGTTTCTCTGCTTTAATATCCTGTCGCTTGCTGACTCTTGGCGAGGAGAGTTTGACACACTCCGCTAACATCGTTAATAGCGCCGTTTGATGTGGAAATGAAAGCTACAAAAGAGCAAAAGGGGAAGAAGAGAATGAATGGGTTAAATTAAAAGTGAGGCGCTTGTGAGAGTCACTGGTGCGGACAAATTTcgtcacaaaagaaaaaaaaacctacattaacatctgcttattaaaattaaatctattatCCATAAAACAATGATAATAGTTAGAAGTATTACTTATTACTGAACAATATGAACAtcgtatgttttatttaaatatataggtCTATAtagctacattaaaaaaaaaaaagattagaccCCAGTCCCTCTCTCCATTATTTCAGTGCAAAGGATGACATTCTTTCAAACATTATTCTTTATctttaatacaattttacatcttttatagttttaattGCCTCAGGACAGGTTATTTATACTCGAAGACACAACAACATTAATGGCTAAAACTGGAAATACCAGCAGGTGTTAttagttaatatattattattataatttcttctATATCTGAGGCGAGTTTAATGCAGTCTGAAAATCCAAATATTCTACAGGGCGACATGAGACACATATCTGGAACCTTTTCCAGAAACAGGGTGGTCTAGACCAGAAGCTATCTGGTTACAGTTCTAGTGGAGAACATGAgatttatataattgttttaagtgTGAAACTGGTAACAATATCTGCTGGATTTATAGAATCTGAGGAAACATCGGAAATGCTGAACACATCATACTGTAGTGGATGCTATGACATGATATCTGAATATGACATGAAAAAGGTTTTATTCTGGACACTATTGAGAATGTACATAACTTTCAGAAGAGTGTTAATGTGATTTGGTAACTATTTCTGTAATGAGGCAAATTAAATTCACCTGTGCTGACAGAGGCAGTGTTCATTGTGCACGTTTTTCTCATACATTTGGTGTGATGTTTATGTGTGTTCATGTCCTTTCACCCCCAGGTCATGGGGGTCTTAATCAACTAGGTGGCATGTTTGTGAATGGACGCCCGCTCCCGGAGGTCATCCGGCAGAGGATCGTGGACATGGCGCACCAGGGCGTACGACCTTGTGACATCTCCCGCCAGCTGAGGGTCAGTCACGGCTGCGTCAGCAAGATCCTGGGCAGGTAAACAGTCCAGAGCGGCCCATActggaacacactgaacacacaaacactttaaCAACAACAGGATGGGCCAAACACATTCACTTATTTTCTACTTTTCCTCATTAAGTGTTTGTTACGTCTCCTCTGCTCTACTGACAAACATATGGAAATGTAACAAGTGCAATATTGGATTTTCTTTGGtacttgttgttgtatttttagttgtttttagtTGTTGTATTTTTCTGAATGCCTTGATGTTATCAGACACAAGTAGTTTCAGCATATCTGACATTCTGACATTCAGCCAGAAACAGGTACTCAATTAAGTACTCCACATATATAACTTTACACACAACATAACACAAGACGGCAGACAGCACAGTGCATGATATACACATGCAGAATGAGCAGACTGAAAGTAGAGTAGATCGAATCTAGCagaaataaatgaagaataaGGGAGCAGACGGGTTACAGGAGGAAGCTGTGAAAACAGTGAGCAAaactcaatcccagcagctgtgtatgtgttttgttttaatggtTGTTTGTCTTTCAGGTACTATGAGACGGGCAGCATTAAACCAGGAGTCATTGGGGGCTCAAAGCCAAAAGTGGCGACTCCTAAAGTTGTGGAGAAGATAGCGGAGTACAAGCGTCAGAACCCGACCATGTTTGCGTGGGAGATCAGAGACCGACTACTGGCCGAGGGCGTTTGTGATGGTGACACTGTGCCCAGCGTCAGCTCCATCAACAGGTACTGAACCCAAACCCCATCAAAGAACATTCCACACCACAGAACGTTTTAGTCCTTAATTTTCTTTGTGCCAATTTCATCTTCCTTCTTGATTAACTTTGCTAACCCACTGTTTTCTTCTCTTAAAGGATTATTCGCACAAAAGTTCAACAGCCATTCAACCTTCCCCTGGACAGTAAAGGCCTCAGTCCTGGACATACACTGAGTAAGAACATACACTAACAATTCACAATAATATCTGATTCAGTTCAGTGTGGTTAAAGTAAAGTCCGTTTGATTTACAGTTCCAAGTTCAGCCGTCACTCCTCCAGAATCTCCCCAGTCAGACTCTCTGGGCTCCACCTACTCCATCAGCGGCCTGCTGGGAATCCCACAGACCAGCGCCGAGGGCAAGAGGAGCCACGATGACAGTGAGTCTTACACACTATTAGTGTTAAAGAAAGTCCTGTTATCAGTAAAGTAATAATGAGATTCTACTGGCATGTCAGGTGATCAGGAGAGCTGTCGGCACAGTGTGGACTCTCAGGGCAGCGGCAGTGGATCCCGGAGACAGCTGAGGACCGAACACTTCCATTCCCAGCACCAGGACTGTGGCTTTGAGAGGCATCACTACAGCTCCGACACATTCAACCAGACTGTGGCCAGCAAAACAGAGCAGGTACTGTATTAAAATTCTGTCCCAATCACTGCTCATGCACACGGGTATTCAGCTACTGACTGTCTCTCTCCTGCAGTCACTCTATCCTCTCTCGCTCATCAGTGGCAGTTTGGATGAGGGTAAAAGTGCTTCAGCTATCAGTCGAAACCTGGCAGCACATCAGGGATACACAGTGGTTGCAGGTAATAACCACAATCCATATGTAAAAGCCTTTAATTCCTCATTTATTCTCCTCatcaaaattatatttacaagAAGAGAGGCACATTTACTGTATGAAAAGACACTTCTGGAGTGCCACGTCCAGCAACACATTACACAGTTAATTTAGAAACCGCTCAGTCCTGTATTCCCCAAATTCATAATTCCTATTTGATTGTTGTATTACCCATTTTCGTCATTGTGCTTATGCTGTCTGTGATTACTGTAATCCATTCCGTTGCTCATCAATtaacactcattcattcatttttccaCCTGTCCGTGAACCCGTTGCTCCGCCTCAGAAGCTCTACAGCCCCTCCCACTCTGTTTGAAACAGGAAATGTCACCCAACATTAACAGCTCAAGCCCCTCCCCCAACATCATCACTAATTCAGCCTTCCTGGAGCTCACTTCCATTTCGGCTCCATCATCAGCGCCCATCGCTAACAGCTGCAGCAACGCCACTCATTTATCTCATGGCTTCAACTCATTTTCCCATCATGCCCCAGTGCACGGGCAGTTCAGCAGCCCGCCGCTCATCACAGGTAAAACTTCACACATCGCTCATGCATCCATCATCCCAGTGTCCCCACCTGTACGGTGTTTTCGATACTGTAAGACAAACCAATGAGTGGATTTGATGACTATTTCAGGCAGAGATGTGGCAAGCTCAATGCTGCCCGGTTATCCTCCACACATTCCCTCGGCCACGCAGACAGGTTTCTCGTCATCCACCATTACTGGTATGGTAACAGGTGAGCCAGCCTTTTCAATTCTCATGCATTTAGCAGTGTTTTTTAAGGCACGTTCCACCTTTCAGAGGGGATTTTTTTCCACATCATTCAACAACACTAAATATCTAAATACGGGAAAGAGTTAATTAAAGTGACACTGGCTGTTCTGAGAAAATTTTGCATTTGTaatctctttatttttcttatattggATGTATCTGAACCACCAAACTTGAACCATTTTACCCAGagagttaaaaatgtaattaattttgacCTGCCCAATAGCAGAGGACTACAGGGCATGAGCCAGCCAACCACCCAGAACAGCCTAGCAACTGCACAACAAATATACAACCACAGAGACACTTACTGTGATTCCTATTTATTAAAAGAATCATCTGTCTTCCGTTCTTTATTTCACCCCTACTCTAAATTGTGTACTAGTCTAGCTTAGACTTAATCTTTCCTCAATTGGATAAAAAAATCTGCTCAGTGAGCTCAAAGCAGCAATCTAGTATTGCTGATTTTCACACAGGCATTCGAATTTACTTCAGGAATTGTAAAAATCTAGTTTGGCTATTCCGTGTTCTCATTAGTGTAGCTTCTCTGAAAACAGTTGGTGATAAACATGGTACAGTATGAATGTGAGGAGCGCACAGAGCGTGTGAGAGTGCCGGGAGGGCGGTTTAGAGATTAACAGAGGGACGGGTGGGTTAATCAGTAGCTGGTTTGCTGTGGTAGAGCAGGTCTGGGGACGAATGGGGGGAACGGGGAAGGAGTTCCGCCCTGCTGCCCGTGGCTGCCCCTCTCACCCGACCACACAGAGCCACAGGAACCACACTGGGGCCCCACTGAGGGATCATGACTATCAGtcccagagagacagagagaaagacagtctTGGGAGGGATGCAAACCGTGAATGAATGCACAATCTATATGGAAAAAATATACAGAGAGTATATGCATTAAGGAACAAACAGCAGGAGGAACGTGAGGCAAACGCAGCAGAGCTTGATGGAGGTGCTCAGACTCTgatacacttttctttttttcatctgaAGTCTGCCCTACCAAGCGCGAAATGAGAGGGtctgatttattatttttctggtgGGCTTGCTGAGAGGAAGCGTTCATACACAATTACTCACTGAAGGGGGGATTCAATCCGGCTCCCATAATTACCAATTAGATATTggaatgttaaaaaaagaatggCAGAGGGAGGCGGCGAGAGCATGAAAGGCTAAAGGAGGAAGTGAGGGATGGAGAGACGCTAAAGCAGACTGACTGTATGCACCAGTGAGCAGCCATCCACCTGCCCAGCCTGTGGGATTAATGGTTTACAAGCGCCTCTAACCACCGAGTGAATGATGTGCTAGCTGCCGAAACTGCAGACGAACTCGCACAACACTTACAGGACGAGATCCTAAGTCTGAATCTGTTTTCATTTAAGGAGCTTGTTTGTGGCATGCTTTTTGTTACTGTTGTCTTGTTTAATGCGTTGTTTAAGGATGTGTGTTCACCTGCAGGTCCAGAATACATGGGCCAGACCTACAGCCACTCGCCATACTCTTCCTACAGCGACGCCTGGAGATTCACCAACTCCAGCATATTAGGTATGTAGAGCAGAATCAACAGTGTGTCTCTGAGGACGTTCAGTGTTTCCGCATGGTAATGGTTTTGTAGTAGAGGGTATTCGCAttacatgtgaaaaaaaaaacccaaaacaaacaaacacctgtCTACACCCAAATGTGACTGTCGTGCCCTTCAACTATTGCATAAAGTTTCAGTCACATGTCCTCTGAGGTAATTTTTTGTGCCTTCAGGCTATTGAACGTTTCTATGGAAAGAAATAATGCCACAGTCACAAGACGACCGTTTGCCTCTAGCTCGTGATTTAATTAGAATTACAGAGCAGACCAACTGAAGTttcaacaatacaaaataatataacaaatgtCTGTTCTTCTTTAGCTCCTCAGTTTACTATATGGACTCCCTGTCTCCCCCTGCAGGTTCCCCGTATTACTATAGTTCAGCCGCGCGAGCGCCGCCTTCATCCACCGCCGCTTATGATCATCTCTAGTAGGCTACCGGAGAAGAACGGAGAtgactttctctttttttacaGTGGAGTGTCCAGTGAAAGACACAAGGAGTGAAGAAAAACGAAAACATATTGACGGACATGCACCTTTTATTGCCTGTAAATCTATTTATGTCCTTTGTTCAAGGCGCAATTAAAGGCCATTTACAAACACACGTTTACATCTTCTTCCACCAGTCAGAATATTTCTTGcctgtgttttttatttctcTGTAGCTAAAGACAGTTCTGCAAACTGTTTTCATTTAGCCTATTCATGGACAGAAACCCTTCACGGGACATAAGAGTTGTTTTTAGCAGCTGAAGCATAGCCTACACGGTCGACAAATAGGCTACTACGAAACTGCATCCAACTAAACTGATTTTAACGGAACATTTTCCTCACGTGACATTTTGATGTTGGATTCGAGCTGAATGAATTTATATCAGATGGCCTTCATCGATATTCATACAGTAGCCTAAATATTTAAAACGACATATAAATAACAGAATGTTAACAAGCGGATATTTCTCTCTTCGATGTTCCGTCCACCAAATCCACAATGATTATGAAAAGCATCACATTCGGCTGCATTCAGTCCAAACCATTACAGAAGTTTAATGTTTGGGGTAATATGTAAATAATGTAGAGAAGGCAAAGCCCTATTAAAATGAAATTGATTTATAATACACATTATTATTCAGGCTGAACCGTGTGGGGATTCATTagttataaaatgtttatattatcgCTTTTCCCCATCTTATCATCATGCTTATATTTCTGTGATAAATGAGTTTTGTGTTTCAGAGATTACATTTTATTGTACTGTTAattatattattcaaatgtaaattaataatttctacagaattattttgaattaaataaagCATGACAAAGTCCACTTGTGTGTTTTCCTCTTTGTAGCCTATCATAAAAGTGTAATATATTCCATATTGTCAGAATATAAGGGCAAACAGCTTGATTATTCTTAAATAAATCAAACATTCATATGGACCTAGGCCAAATTGtatatgctgctgctgctgctagacTGGAGTTGGCGGTGATGATTATGGTGTTTCTACTATTTTCCTGTTGAAAACCATAAATTATGTTGCATATTTTTCGCCAGTCAGCGGTTTAACGGAACACATGAAAGGGACAAAAGCAATGATCCTGAAAACATGCGCATctgtttaatttcctttttttattttctgcatcACGTACTTTTATTTGCAATTATTTCTCGCCTCTTTGTGGCCTCATTATAATGGCTCTTTAACGAGGCCACGGTTCGACGGTGCCGCGGCCCACCTGGATCCAGCGCGCGCGTGATGAATGAGGGCCGTTTACATGTGGCAACCGAGAACACGAGCGCCTGGGGCTCCGGTACACGACAAGAATCCTGAACGATAAAGATACTGACCGTCGAAGACCCTCGATATTTACTTTGCTTCGTGCGAGGACTGAATGTTATCAGTTTAAACGTTTGGAAATGAACTAGGCCTACACTGTGAAATCACACATGAGCATAACCTTCATGACAGCAATCTTTCGCTTCTGCTTTATAATTTATTACGTTTTCCAAAGTAGCCAATATTGGAACCACAAAGGCAAACCTACAATTTACCACCAGTGGgagagtaacacacacacacagacacaactgTGTGTAAACTGTAGCCTACAAACCGTAGGCTATATCGCCCTACACAAACCTACACCCAAAACTAGCTAggctacccctcacagaaaacgtAAAAAAAACACATCCTATATGATTTACAAGTTTGTTTCCATAGGGATCTCAATGTAGATCCTCACGGTGACACGAGTCCCTATGAGTCGGTGTGTGTAGGCTGttcaggtttaagtccccacGGGAATTGAATGTGCGCGCGCATGCGCAGAAACACACAAATGTTCAATTGGCGAttgaattaaatttgaattaaaacattttccaTAAACTGTTTACCATTTTGAATTAAAGTGTATAGCCTAAGGAAAGCAAGAGAATTGGTATT
Above is a window of Carassius carassius chromosome 4, fCarCar2.1, whole genome shotgun sequence DNA encoding:
- the pax8 gene encoding paired box protein Pax-8 isoform X1, producing the protein MSNTTGRGHGGLNQLGGMFVNGRPLPEVIRQRIVDMAHQGVRPCDISRQLRVSHGCVSKILGRYYETGSIKPGVIGGSKPKVATPKVVEKIAEYKRQNPTMFAWEIRDRLLAEGVCDGDTVPSVSSINRIIRTKVQQPFNLPLDSKGLSPGHTLIPSSAVTPPESPQSDSLGSTYSISGLLGIPQTSAEGKRSHDDSDQESCRHSVDSQGSGSGSRRQLRTEHFHSQHQDCGFERHHYSSDTFNQTVASKTEQSLYPLSLISGSLDEGKSASAISRNLAAHQGYTVVAEALQPLPLCLKQEMSPNINSSSPSPNIITNSAFLELTSISAPSSAPIANSCSNATHLSHGFNSFSHHAPVHGQFSSPPLITGRDVASSMLPGYPPHIPSATQTGFSSSTITGMVTGPEYMGQTYSHSPYSSYSDAWRFTNSSILGSPYYYSSAARAPPSSTAAYDHL
- the pax8 gene encoding paired box protein Pax-8 isoform X2, coding for MSNTTGRGHGGLNQLGGMFVNGRPLPEVIRQRIVDMAHQGVRPCDISRQLRVSHGCVSKILGRYYETGSIKPGVIGGSKPKVATPKVVEKIAEYKRQNPTMFAWEIRDRLLAEGVCDGDTVPSVSSINRIIRTKVQQPFNLPLDSKGLSPGHTLIPSSAVTPPESPQSDSLGSTYSISGLLGIPQTSAEGKRSHDDSDQESCRHSVDSQGSGSGSRRQLRTEHFHSQHQDCGFERHHYSSDTFNQTVASKTEQSLYPLSLISGSLDEGKSASAISRNLAAHQGYTVVAALQPLPLCLKQEMSPNINSSSPSPNIITNSAFLELTSISAPSSAPIANSCSNATHLSHGFNSFSHHAPVHGQFSSPPLITGRDVASSMLPGYPPHIPSATQTGFSSSTITGMVTGPEYMGQTYSHSPYSSYSDAWRFTNSSILGSPYYYSSAARAPPSSTAAYDHL
- the pax8 gene encoding paired box protein Pax-8 isoform X5, which encodes MSNTTGRGHGGLNQLGGMFVNGRPLPEVIRQRIVDMAHQGVRPCDISRQLRVSHGCVSKILGRYYETGSIKPGVIGGSKPKVATPKVVEKIAEYKRQNPTMFAWEIRDRLLAEGVCDGDTVPSVSSINRIIRTKVQQPFNLPLDSKGLSPGHTLIPSSAVTPPESPQSDSLGSTYSISGLLGIPQTSAEGKRSHDDSDQESCRHSVDSQGSGSGSRRQLRTEHFHSQHQDCGFERHHYSSDTFNQTVASKTEQSLYPLSLISGSLDEGKSASAISRNLAAHQGYTVVAGRDVASSMLPGYPPHIPSATQTGFSSSTITGMVTGPEYMGQTYSHSPYSSYSDAWRFTNSSILGSPYYYSSAARAPPSSTAAYDHL
- the pax8 gene encoding paired box protein Pax-8 isoform X3; protein product: MSNTTGRGGMFVNGRPLPEVIRQRIVDMAHQGVRPCDISRQLRVSHGCVSKILGRYYETGSIKPGVIGGSKPKVATPKVVEKIAEYKRQNPTMFAWEIRDRLLAEGVCDGDTVPSVSSINRIIRTKVQQPFNLPLDSKGLSPGHTLIPSSAVTPPESPQSDSLGSTYSISGLLGIPQTSAEGKRSHDDSDQESCRHSVDSQGSGSGSRRQLRTEHFHSQHQDCGFERHHYSSDTFNQTVASKTEQSLYPLSLISGSLDEGKSASAISRNLAAHQGYTVVAEALQPLPLCLKQEMSPNINSSSPSPNIITNSAFLELTSISAPSSAPIANSCSNATHLSHGFNSFSHHAPVHGQFSSPPLITGRDVASSMLPGYPPHIPSATQTGFSSSTITGMVTGPEYMGQTYSHSPYSSYSDAWRFTNSSILGSPYYYSSAARAPPSSTAAYDHL
- the pax8 gene encoding paired box protein Pax-8 isoform X4; translation: MFVNGRPLPEVIRQRIVDMAHQGVRPCDISRQLRVSHGCVSKILGRYYETGSIKPGVIGGSKPKVATPKVVEKIAEYKRQNPTMFAWEIRDRLLAEGVCDGDTVPSVSSINRIIRTKVQQPFNLPLDSKGLSPGHTLIPSSAVTPPESPQSDSLGSTYSISGLLGIPQTSAEGKRSHDDSDQESCRHSVDSQGSGSGSRRQLRTEHFHSQHQDCGFERHHYSSDTFNQTVASKTEQSLYPLSLISGSLDEGKSASAISRNLAAHQGYTVVAEALQPLPLCLKQEMSPNINSSSPSPNIITNSAFLELTSISAPSSAPIANSCSNATHLSHGFNSFSHHAPVHGQFSSPPLITGRDVASSMLPGYPPHIPSATQTGFSSSTITGMVTGPEYMGQTYSHSPYSSYSDAWRFTNSSILGSPYYYSSAARAPPSSTAAYDHL